A region of Micromonospora chokoriensis DNA encodes the following proteins:
- a CDS encoding DUF998 domain-containing protein, producing MNLSRSGRIGALCWVAAAPLFLVANLVTGLRWRDPTYSWATHNISDLGNAHCGIWDTSRPRYVCSPWHPLMNAATLTTAALLAVGILLTWRLLGRGGVVRAAQTLLLLAAGGYALAALHPADVDENLHVLGAFLIMGLGNVGLLLAGFAPGTTTLGRWRRLTLAAGIIALAATVLFFAQQGAGIGVGGMERAAVLPLPLWTCCLGVLLAETPTRTPAPAPALTRVDHGVVVPE from the coding sequence ATGAATCTCAGTCGCTCCGGCCGGATCGGCGCGCTGTGCTGGGTCGCGGCCGCCCCGCTCTTCCTCGTCGCCAATCTGGTCACCGGTCTGCGGTGGCGCGACCCGACCTACAGCTGGGCCACCCACAACATCAGCGACCTCGGCAACGCGCACTGCGGCATCTGGGACACCAGCCGACCCCGCTACGTGTGCTCCCCCTGGCATCCGCTCATGAACGCCGCGACACTCACCACCGCCGCGCTGCTCGCCGTCGGAATCCTGCTGACCTGGCGGCTCCTCGGCCGCGGTGGCGTGGTGCGCGCGGCCCAGACGCTCCTGCTGCTGGCCGCCGGCGGGTATGCCCTGGCCGCCCTCCACCCGGCCGACGTCGACGAGAACCTGCACGTCCTCGGCGCATTCCTGATCATGGGCCTGGGCAACGTCGGTCTGCTCCTCGCCGGCTTCGCTCCGGGCACCACGACGCTCGGCCGGTGGCGACGCCTCACCCTCGCCGCCGGGATCATCGCCCTGGCCGCAACGGTGCTGTTCTTCGCCCAGCAGGGCGCCGGGATCGGCGTGGGCGGCATGGAACGAGCAGCCGTCCTGCCCCTCCCCCTCTGGACCTGCTGCCTGGGAGTCCTCCTAGCCGAAACCCCAACCCGCACCCCAGCCCCGGCCCCGGCCCTCACTCGCGTCGATCATGGAGTTGTGGTGCCCGAATAG
- a CDS encoding YbaB/EbfC family nucleoid-associated protein — translation MQQMLKQAQKMQQQIAAAQAELAEAELTGTAGGGLVTATVSGSGELKAIKIDPKAVDADDVETLEDLVVAAVHNAAEAARELTERKMGPVAGGMGGLGLPGF, via the coding sequence ATGCAGCAGATGCTGAAGCAGGCGCAGAAGATGCAGCAGCAGATCGCCGCCGCCCAGGCCGAGCTGGCCGAGGCCGAGCTGACCGGCACCGCCGGTGGTGGGCTGGTCACGGCGACCGTCTCCGGCTCCGGTGAGCTGAAGGCCATCAAGATCGACCCGAAGGCTGTCGACGCGGACGACGTGGAGACCCTTGAGGACCTGGTCGTCGCCGCTGTGCACAACGCCGCCGAGGCGGCCCGCGAGCTGACCGAGCGCAAGATGGGCCCGGTCGCCGGTGGCATGGGCGGCCTCGGCCTGCCCGGTTTCTGA
- the recR gene encoding recombination mediator RecR: MYEGAIQDLIDELGRLPGVGPKSAQRIAFHVLSADPADVNRLAGALRKVKELVRFCTICYNVAESEQCRICRDPRRTDEVLCVVEEPKDVVAIERTGEFRGRYHVLGGAINPLEGIGPDNLRIRELLIRLGGGAVRELILATDPNTEGEATATYLALMVKPMGISVTRLASGLPVGGDLEYADEITLGRAFEGRRAV; encoded by the coding sequence ATGTACGAAGGTGCCATCCAGGACCTGATCGACGAGCTGGGTCGGTTGCCGGGCGTGGGCCCGAAGAGCGCTCAGCGGATCGCGTTCCACGTCCTGTCGGCGGACCCTGCCGACGTCAACCGGCTGGCCGGCGCCCTGCGCAAGGTCAAGGAGCTGGTGCGGTTCTGCACGATCTGCTACAACGTGGCCGAGTCCGAGCAGTGCCGGATCTGCCGCGACCCGCGCCGCACCGACGAGGTGCTGTGCGTGGTGGAGGAGCCCAAGGACGTGGTGGCCATCGAGCGGACCGGTGAGTTTCGCGGTCGCTACCACGTGTTGGGCGGTGCGATCAATCCGCTGGAGGGGATCGGTCCGGACAATCTGCGCATCCGGGAGCTGCTGATCCGGCTCGGCGGAGGCGCGGTGCGGGAGTTGATCCTGGCCACCGACCCGAACACCGAGGGCGAGGCGACCGCCACCTACCTGGCGCTGATGGTGAAGCCGATGGGCATCTCGGTGACCCGGCTGGCCAGTGGGCTGCCGGTCGGCGGCGACCTGGAGTACGCCGACGAGATCACCCTCGGTCGGGCCTTCGAGGGCCGCCGCGCGGTCTGA
- a CDS encoding ABC transporter substrate-binding protein produces MRAPRPKVAIAAVAVAALAVAGCAESNRDDKSGGSKKDTLVFGVAGDPKVLDPSFASDGESLRVARQVFETLVRPEEGGTKVTPGLAESWTPDAAGTTWTFKLRSGVKFHDGTDFNAEAVCVNFNRWYNAKGLMQSPDVTAYWQDVMGGFAKNEDAELPPSLFKSCAAKDATTVDLSFTRVSSKIPAALMLPSFSIHSPKALQEFDASNVGGTAEDIKYPAYATAHPTGTGPFKFKAWDVANKTLTLERNDDYAGPKAKLKSLIFKTISDENARKQALRSGDIQGYDLVGPADVEPLKSEGFNMLTRPAFNVLYLAMNQKGNPKLADIRVRQAIAYALNRQQLVTSKLPPGAKVADNFMPDTVEGWNGDVTKYTYDPAKAKALLAEAGASNLTLKFHYPTEVTRPYMPNPKDIFELLSADLKAVGITIEAIPLKWSPDYLNATTSGNKHDIHFLGWTGDYGDAYNFIGTFFDRPKDEWGFNNKALFDQFKDADTTADIAARTEKYKALNKSVMDFLPGVPISHSPPAIVFGKDVTGVKASPLTDERFSTAEYK; encoded by the coding sequence ATGCGTGCACCCAGGCCGAAGGTCGCGATCGCGGCCGTCGCGGTCGCGGCCCTCGCGGTAGCAGGCTGCGCCGAGAGCAACCGCGACGACAAATCCGGCGGTAGCAAGAAGGACACCCTCGTCTTCGGCGTCGCCGGAGACCCGAAGGTGCTCGACCCGAGCTTCGCCAGCGACGGTGAGTCGCTGCGCGTGGCGCGTCAGGTCTTCGAGACCCTGGTCCGGCCGGAGGAGGGTGGCACGAAGGTCACCCCCGGTCTGGCCGAGTCCTGGACCCCGGACGCCGCGGGCACCACCTGGACCTTCAAGCTCCGCTCGGGCGTGAAGTTCCACGACGGCACCGACTTCAACGCCGAGGCCGTCTGCGTCAACTTCAACCGCTGGTACAACGCCAAGGGCCTCATGCAGAGCCCGGACGTGACCGCGTACTGGCAGGACGTCATGGGCGGCTTCGCCAAGAACGAGGACGCGGAGCTGCCGCCGAGCCTCTTCAAGTCCTGCGCCGCCAAGGACGCCACCACTGTGGACCTGTCCTTCACGCGGGTCTCCAGCAAGATCCCGGCCGCGCTGATGCTCCCCTCGTTCTCCATCCACAGCCCGAAGGCGCTGCAGGAGTTCGACGCCAGCAACGTGGGCGGCACCGCCGAGGACATCAAGTACCCGGCGTACGCGACGGCGCACCCGACCGGCACCGGCCCGTTCAAGTTCAAGGCCTGGGACGTCGCCAACAAGACGCTCACCCTGGAGCGCAACGACGACTACGCCGGCCCGAAGGCCAAGCTGAAGAGCCTCATCTTCAAGACGATCTCGGACGAGAACGCCCGCAAGCAGGCGCTGCGCTCCGGTGACATCCAGGGCTACGACCTGGTCGGCCCGGCCGACGTCGAGCCGCTGAAGTCCGAGGGCTTCAACATGCTCACCCGGCCGGCGTTCAACGTGCTCTACCTGGCGATGAACCAGAAGGGCAACCCGAAGCTCGCCGACATCCGCGTCCGGCAGGCCATCGCGTACGCCCTGAACCGTCAGCAGCTGGTCACCTCCAAGCTGCCGCCGGGCGCCAAGGTCGCCGACAACTTCATGCCGGACACCGTCGAGGGTTGGAACGGCGACGTCACGAAGTACACCTACGACCCGGCCAAGGCGAAGGCGCTGCTGGCCGAGGCGGGCGCGTCGAACCTGACGCTGAAGTTCCACTACCCCACCGAGGTCACCCGGCCGTACATGCCGAACCCGAAGGACATCTTCGAGCTGCTCTCGGCGGACCTGAAGGCCGTCGGCATCACCATCGAGGCGATCCCGCTCAAGTGGAGCCCGGACTACCTCAACGCCACCACCTCGGGCAACAAGCACGACATCCACTTCCTGGGCTGGACCGGTGACTACGGCGACGCCTACAACTTCATCGGCACCTTCTTCGACCGGCCGAAGGACGAGTGGGGCTTCAACAACAAGGCCCTGTTCGACCAGTTCAAGGACGCGGACACCACCGCTGACATCGCGGCCCGGACCGAGAAGTACAAGGCCCTGAACAAGTCCGTCATGGACTTCCTGCCCGGTGTGCCGATCTCGCACTCGCCGCCGGCGATCGTGTTCGGCAAGGACGTGACCGGCGTCAAGGCCAGCCCGCTCACCGACGAGCGGTTCTCGACCGCCGAGTACAAGTAA